CGGGGTGAGAAGACGCGGCTACGGCGCGCGGTCCGCGGGCGAGCATTCCGCGGCGGCCGAAGGAGATCCGGAGCGGCGCGCCGCCATTCTCGCGGCGCCCCGCATGCTTCGCACGAGGTGAAGGCCGAGAGAGACCCCGACATGCTCCTCTTCGTCGATCACGACGTCCGCGCCCGCGATCTCGAGAGCGGCGTGGTACCTGTGGTAGCGCGCGCGGGCGACGATCAGCGCGCGGTCGTTTCGAGAACGCACGGCCTGAACGATCTTCTCGGCCGTTAACGGGTCGGGTACCGTGACCGCGATCGCGCAGGCGGAGGCGACGCGGAGAGAATCCAGAACCTCCACCTGCGTCGCGTCCCCGACGCGCGCCTCGAACCCGTCCTCTTGCGCCTTCCGCGCGAGCTGCGTGTTGAGATCGAGAACCAACACGCGAACGCCGTACTTCTTGAGCGCCTCGCCGACCGCCTCTCCCGCCGGGCCGTAGCCGACGAGGATCACGAGGCCGGACGAATCCGCAAGACCCGACTCGGCGGGAGGCGCGTCCGAGCGCGCGAGACCGACCCGCCGCAACGCTCCGAGAACGAACGACGCGGCCGGACGTGCGCCCGCGACCAAATAGGGGGTCAGGAAGAGCGTCGCCATCATCGTCGCGGCCATCATCTTGAAGAGATCGTCCGTGAGAACGGTCCCCCGTGCGGGACCGGCGATGACGAAAGAGAACTCGCCGATCTGCGCGAGACACACTCCCGCGGCGATCGACTGAAAGTGCGTTTGGCGAAGTGCGCGAAGCACGCCCCACACGATCGCTGCCTTCCCGACGACGACCGCCGCGACGACCCACGCGATCAGACGAACATGGCTCACCATCCATCCCGGATCGGAGAGCATTCCCACCGACCCGAAGAAGAGCGCGACGAGGAGGACACGGAGCACGGCGAGATCCGCGCGGACCTGGGCGGCATAGGGGGACTCCGCGAGGAGAAGGCCCGCGACGAACGCACCGAGCGCCGGGGAGAGCCCCATCTCGTGGGCCATCCAGATCGACGCGAGCGCGGCGACCATCGCGAAGAGAACCGGAAGCTCGCGATTTCGAATCCGGGCGGTTGCGATGAGAACGCGGGGAGCGAGAATGTTGAAGAGAAGGTAGAGAAGAGTCATCGCCGCGAGAAGCATGAGGCCCGAGCGGCCGAGAGCGGGCAAGATCCCGCCGTGAGACGAATCCGTGAGAACGCCGGAGAGAAGGACGAGCGGGATCACGGCGAGGTCTTGCAGGAGAAGGATTCCGAGCGCGTGGCGACCGTGCACGCTGTCGACCTCGGCGCGGGTCATGAGCATGCGCAGCACGCCGGCGGTGCTGCTCAAGGCGAGCGCGCCGCCGAGGACGATCGCTCCGCGAGGCGAGACCCCGAGAGCCGACGCGGCGGCTGCGGCGAGAAGGCCGGTCGCGACGACTTGAAGCGTTCCCCCGCCCAGCGCGATCGGTCCCATTTCGCGGAGGCGCTTCCACGAGAACTCGAGGCCGACCGAGAAGAGGAGGAGCGCGACCCCGACCTCCGCGAGCCCGGTGATCTCCTCGCCGGTCGCCGCGATGTCGAGCCCGTTCGGCCCGAGGAGCGCCCCGGCCAGCAGGTATCCGAGGAGCGCGCTCTGGCGCAGCCGCTCGCACAGGGCCCCGAGCGCGAGGGCGGCCGCGAGGAGAGCTCCCACATCGAACAGAATCGCCCAGAAGTCCATCGAGAGGAGTATGCCGATTGAAGGGAGCGGCGGCTAGCCAGGATTTAGCGGCAATCCGTCAGAAGTGTGCTTCTTGCGCGGCCGCCGGGGCGCGGGGCGAGGGGGTGAACCGGCGAGTTCCCGAGCGCGCCGGGCCTTGCCGAGCCGGCACCGTGTCGTGGGCCCGGCGCGCTCGGGGTGTCTCTTCCGGCACCCCCTCGCCCCGGGCCCCGGCCGAGAAACACAGGTTGGGCTTCTGTCGAATTGAGATGATGCCCGGGAAGCGCGCGTCATCGAACGATCATCGCGCGTCGCGTGAGGTTCCCGCGCGGCGACTCGAGGCGCACGAGATAGAGGCCGAGGCCCGCGCGCCGGCCCGCGTCGTTCCGGCCGTCCCACGCGTGCGTGTGGAAACCGGGCGCGTGAAGACCCGAGACGATCGTCCGCACGAGACGCCCGTTCGGATCGAACACGCGAAGCGCGACCGGCGAGGAAGAGGGGATCTCGAAAGCAAGGAGGCACTCCTCGGAGAACGGGTTCGGCCGGATCGGGAAGAAGGCGAAGCGGCGGCTTCCGGGACCGCCGAGCCGGTACCATTCCACCCGCGCGATCGGAAAGCGCTCCGACCCGGACGGCGCCGCGCCCCCCCAGACGAGATCGAGCGAGGGCTCGCCCCCCTCTCCCCACGAGAGCGAGACGAGATCGTACCTCTTTCCGCCGTCCAAAACGCGCGGCTCCCCCTCCTTGAAGGCGAAGACGACGACGAGATTTCTTCCATCCTGAACGATCGCCGTGTGAAGCAACGGATCGAGGGGCCTCGCGCGGATCGCCGGAGCGCCCGCGCCCTCCGGAAGGAGCAGCCGAAACGCGCCCGCACGCACGCTCCCGGTCCCCTCGAGCGAAACGACGAACGAATCGGGAGAGGCCCCGATCCAGAGAACCCCCTCGGCTCCCGGGATTTCCTCCGCCGCCGGACGCTCGAGAAGGAGGTTCGTCCCGAGGAGAGACGGAAGGATCCCGAGGTCCGCCGGGCCGACCGCGCGGTCGCGATCAACATCCGCGAGACCAAGGCGAACGACCGGCGCCCAGAGAGGGAGGACGTCGAGAAGATGATCGATGAGCGCCGCGGCGTCCCTCTCGTCGATGTTTCCGTTTCCGTTGCAGTCGCCGAGAGGATACTGCTTCACGAAGAGGCCCACGCTCACGGTGTCCGCCGGACGGGAGGCGAGGTCCGTCCAAAGAAAGAGGCGCCCGTCGAACTCGCCGGAGGGGAGCTCGTTCGCGAGAACGCCTACCCAGAGCGTCTCGCTTTCTCCGGCGCCGAGATCCCCTTCGTCCGGGATCACGCGGATCCACGGATCGGACGGGGTGATCGACCACTCGAAGCCGATCTCCCCCTCGTTCCGGATGATCACCTCATCCGGCTCCGGATCCGGAGGGCTTCCCCCCGCGGGGCCGCCAAGGGGGTCGTGGCCGAACGAGACGGTTCGGCGGGAGAGGTCGAACGCGCCGATCGCTTCACGTGTGAAGCGACGAGGAAGGGAGAAGTCGCCCTCGCCGCACTCGGCGAAAGAAGAGACGCGCCATTCGTAACCGCCGGGAGGCAAGCGGTCGATCCGCAAGGAATCCGCGTCCCTCGCGAGAAGCGTGTCGGCGATCGGGTTCGGCGGATCCCCGGAAGACCACGCTCGGAAACGGCTTCCGGTCGCGCCGTCCGGCGGATACCAGAGAAAGACGATCGGCGCGCCGCCCGCAACGGAAGCCCCGTCGGGCGGCCAGAAGAGAACGGGCGGAGGCGGCGGGGCGAGCCGGGTTCCCGCGACGCGCCCGCTCGAGGAGACGGCGCACAGTCCGACCGCGCGCACCTCATAGAGATGCGTCCCCGGCGCGGGACGGTCCGCGAAGCGCTCCGTGTTGGCGGGGAGAAGCGCGATGCTCTCCTCGTTCCGGAGAACCTCGAACGCGGTCTCGTCGTCCGAATCGTCGCGCCACGAGAGAACGAGGCTGTCGCAGCGCTCCTCCGTCGCGCGAAGATCCGCCGGCGGGCGCGGGGAGCCGGGAAGGACCGTCCCGGCCGCGGGCGCGCTCCTCGAGCGTCCGCATCGGTTCACCGTCTCGATCTCGTACGCGTGGGTTCCGGAGAAGACGCGGTCCGTGTAGCTCGATTCTCCCGGCTTCAGCGCGGCGAGGAACGCCCCATCCCTGAACACATAAAGCGAATCGACGAGCGCGTCCCCTTTCCAATCGAGACGGACAACGACGCAGGATGTGTCGCTCGCCGTAAGGTTCGCGGCCGGAAGAGGAGGGCCGGCGGCCAAACCGATCGCCTCGACCGGCGCCGAGAAGCCGCACCGGTTCTCCGCCACCACGCCGTACCGATGCGTCCCCTCGGCGCTGTCCGCATAGGATCGCTCCTCGGCGGAGAGAATCGCGAGAAGCGCGCCGTCCCGATCGACCCGGTAACGCTCCGCCCGCGCCGCGCCGTCCCAGGAGAGACGAACGACGGAGCAGAGACCCCGGCTCGCCGTGAGTCCCTCGACCGGATCGGGGGCGGGCCGAAGAACAGCGCCCGTGTCCGCGATCGCATCCGACCATCCGCACGCGTTCCTCGCGGCGACGGAGTAGACGTGCGTCCCCGTCGCTCCCGAATCCGCGTGGAACGAGAGCCCGGCATCGAGCGTCGCGAGGATCTCGCCGTCCCGGAAGAGACGGACGCTGTCCGCCCCCGCAGGAGCTTCCCACCTCAAGAAAACCGCGCCGCAGAGCGTGTCGCTCGCGGAGAAGGCGACCGGCGAGCCCGGGTTCGGAGGAAGCGCGCTTCCGGACGCGAAGACGGAATCCGAGGCTCCGCACCGGTTCCTCGCGAGGAGCGCGTAGCGATGAACGCCGGCCGAGACGGTATCGACCTGGAATCGGGCGGTCGCCGGAAGGACCGCGATGCGCGCGCCGTCCCGATGCACTTCGTACGATTCCGCTCGATCCGACTCCTCCCACTCGAGACGAACGGCGGAGCAGAGCCCGTCGCTCGCGGCGAATCCGGACGGAGCTTCAGGGGGGGGCGGGAGGACCGAGCCGACCGCGCGCTCTTCGTTCGACCATCCGCACTTGTTCCACGCGCGGATGCCGTAGACGGAGCTGCCCGAGGGGATCGTGTCGAAGAAGACGGTCGCCGACGAGGGGAGCATTGCGAGCGTCTCTCCGTCCCGCGTGAGGGAATAACCGGCCGCGCCGA
The genomic region above belongs to Candidatus Eisenbacteria bacterium and contains:
- a CDS encoding cation:proton antiporter, coding for MDFWAILFDVGALLAAALALGALCERLRQSALLGYLLAGALLGPNGLDIAATGEEITGLAEVGVALLLFSVGLEFSWKRLREMGPIALGGGTLQVVATGLLAAAAASALGVSPRGAIVLGGALALSSTAGVLRMLMTRAEVDSVHGRHALGILLLQDLAVIPLVLLSGVLTDSSHGGILPALGRSGLMLLAAMTLLYLLFNILAPRVLIATARIRNRELPVLFAMVAALASIWMAHEMGLSPALGAFVAGLLLAESPYAAQVRADLAVLRVLLVALFFGSVGMLSDPGWMVSHVRLIAWVVAAVVVGKAAIVWGVLRALRQTHFQSIAAGVCLAQIGEFSFVIAGPARGTVLTDDLFKMMAATMMATLFLTPYLVAGARPAASFVLGALRRVGLARSDAPPAESGLADSSGLVILVGYGPAGEAVGEALKKYGVRVLVLDLNTQLARKAQEDGFEARVGDATQVEVLDSLRVASACAIAVTVPDPLTAEKIVQAVRSRNDRALIVARARYHRYHAALEIAGADVVIDEEEHVGVSLGLHLVRSMRGAARMAARRSGSPSAAAECSPADRAP